Proteins from one Pongo abelii isolate AG06213 chromosome 19, NHGRI_mPonAbe1-v2.0_pri, whole genome shotgun sequence genomic window:
- the RPRML gene encoding reprimo-like protein — MNATFLNHSGLEEVDGVGGGAGAALGNRTHGLGTWLGCCPGGAPLASSDGVPAGLAPDERSLWVSRVAQIAVLCVLSLTVVFGVFFLGCNLLIKSESMINFLVQERRPSKDVGAAILGLY; from the coding sequence ATGAACGCGACCTTCCTGAACCACAGCGGCTTGGAGGAGGTGGACGGCGTGGGCGGCGGCGCCGGGGCCGCCCTGGGAAACCGCACCCACGGGCTGGGCACGTGGCTGGGCTGCTGTCCCGGGGGCGCACCGCTGGCCTCCAGCGACGGAGTCCCCGCGGGGCTGGCGCCCGACGAGCGCAGCCTGTGGGTGTCGCGGGTGGCGCAGATCGCCGTGCTCTGCGTGCTGTCGCTTACCGTGGTCTTCGGCGTCTTCTTCCTGGGCTGCAACCTGCTCATCAAGTCCGAGAGCATGATCAACTTTTTGGTGCAGGAGCGCCGGCCCTCCAAGGACGTGGGCGCCGCCATCCTGGGGCTGTACTGA